CCGGCGACGAGCCCGCCACCGGGGCGCAGAAGAGCTACCTGAACACCCTGGCGCGCCAGGCCGGCGAGGACGTGCCGGAGGACATCACCAAGGCCGACGCGTCCCGCAAGATCGACGAGCTGCAGGAGGAGACCGGCCGGGGCAACTGACTCCCCCGGCCGGCTGCCTCCGGGGGCCGGGTGG
This region of Geodermatophilus bullaregiensis genomic DNA includes:
- a CDS encoding DUF3072 domain-containing protein — its product is MSEENVNTGQPGDPTAEKDPSDWVTGDEPATGAQKSYLNTLARQAGEDVPEDITKADASRKIDELQEETGRGN